Proteins from a single region of Streptomyces sp. TN58:
- a CDS encoding LamB/YcsF family protein — MIDLNADLGEGFGRWTLTDDEALLSVVTSANVACGFHAGDPSIMRRVCELAAERGVRIGAQVSYRDLAGFGRRSMDVPPGELADEVAYQIGALEVFARAAGSRVSYVKPHGALYNRTVHDAGQAAAVVAGVRLAAGAGATGGLPVLGLPGSLLLSAAADAGLAPVPEAFADRAYTPAGTLVPRAEPGAVVHDPDAVVARAVGMAAGGTVTAADGSAVTVAARSLCLHGDTPGAAGLALRVREALGAAGVRVEAFT; from the coding sequence GTGATCGACCTCAACGCCGATCTCGGCGAGGGATTCGGGCGCTGGACGCTCACCGACGACGAGGCCCTGCTCTCCGTCGTCACGAGCGCCAACGTCGCCTGCGGCTTCCACGCCGGGGACCCGTCCATCATGCGCCGGGTCTGCGAGCTGGCCGCCGAGCGGGGCGTACGGATCGGCGCGCAGGTCTCCTACCGCGATCTGGCCGGCTTCGGCCGGCGCTCCATGGATGTGCCGCCGGGCGAGCTCGCCGACGAGGTGGCCTATCAGATCGGTGCGTTGGAGGTCTTCGCGCGGGCGGCCGGCTCCCGGGTGTCCTACGTGAAACCGCACGGCGCGCTCTACAACCGGACCGTGCACGACGCCGGCCAGGCCGCCGCCGTCGTCGCGGGCGTCCGGCTGGCGGCCGGCGCCGGGGCGACCGGCGGCCTGCCCGTCCTGGGGCTGCCCGGCTCGCTCCTGCTCTCCGCCGCCGCCGACGCCGGGCTGGCTCCCGTACCGGAGGCGTTCGCCGACCGCGCCTACACCCCGGCCGGGACGCTGGTGCCGCGCGCCGAACCGGGAGCCGTCGTGCACGACCCGGACGCCGTGGTCGCGCGGGCCGTCGGCATGGCCGCCGGCGGCACGGTGACGGCCGCCGACGGCTCGGCCGTCACCGTGGCCGCGCGGTCGCTGTGCCTGCACGGGGACACCCCCGGGGCGGCCGGGCTCGCGCTGCGCGTCCGGGAGGCGCTGGGCGCCGCCGGGGTGCGGGTGGAGGCCTTCACGTGA